Proteins co-encoded in one Flavivirga eckloniae genomic window:
- the carB gene encoding carbamoyl-phosphate synthase large subunit, with protein sequence MPKNSNLKSILIIGSGPIVIGQACEFDYSGSQSLRSLREDGIETILINSNPATIMTDPSMADHVYLLPLNTKSIIKILKEHPQIDAVLPTMGGQTALNLCIEADEKGIWKDFGVELIGVDINAINITEDREQFRELMGKIGVGMAPQATATSFLKGKEIAQEFGFPLCIRSSFTLGGAGAAIVHEEEDFDKLLRRGLEISPIHEVMIDKAMMGWKEYELELLRDRNDNVVIICSIENMDPMGIHTGDSITVAPAMTLSDKTYQKMRDMAIKMMRSIGDFEGGCNVQFAVSPDEKEDIIAIEINPRVSRSSALASKATGYPIAKIATKLAIGYTLDELDNQITKSTSALFEPTLDYVIVKIPRWNFDKFEGSDRTLGLQMKAVGEVMGIGRSFQEALHKATQSLEIKRNGLGADGKGYKDYSQIIDKLTNASWDRVFVIYDAIAMGIPLSQIYDITKIDMWYLKQYEELFQLEKEISTYTIDTLDKDLLLEAKQKGYGDRQIAHMLGCLESQVYNKRDEFNIQRVFKLVDTCAAEFTAKTPYYYSTFENVVETPSGEVYTHNESVVSDKKKIVVLGSGPNRIGQGIEFDYCCVHGVLAAAECGYETIMINCNPETVSTDFDTADKLYFEPVFWEHIYDIIRHEKPEGVIVQLGGQTALKLAEKLTKYGIKIIGTSFESLDLAEDRGSFSSLLKDNNIPYPDFGVAENADEALELAEQLDFPILVRPSYVLGGQGMKIVINKEELVEHVVDLLRKIPNNKLLLDHYLDGAIEAEADAICDADGNVYIIGIMEHIEPCGVHSGDSNATLPAFNLGDLVMQQIIDHTHTIARALNTVGLINIQFAIKDDIVYIIEANPRASRTVPFIAKAYKEPYVNYATKVMLGEKKVTDFKFNPQLEGYAIKQPVFSFNKFPNVDKRLGPEMKSTGESILFIDSLKDDAFYDLYSRRKMYLSK encoded by the coding sequence ATGCCAAAAAATTCAAACCTAAAATCGATATTAATTATTGGCTCAGGTCCTATCGTTATTGGACAAGCCTGCGAATTTGATTATTCAGGTTCTCAATCTTTGAGGTCACTTAGAGAGGACGGAATTGAAACGATTCTTATCAATTCTAATCCAGCAACTATCATGACAGACCCATCTATGGCGGATCATGTTTATTTGTTACCTCTTAATACAAAATCCATTATTAAAATTTTAAAAGAGCATCCACAAATTGATGCTGTATTGCCTACTATGGGTGGGCAAACTGCTTTAAATTTATGTATTGAGGCAGACGAAAAAGGTATTTGGAAAGATTTTGGAGTTGAATTAATAGGAGTAGACATTAATGCTATTAATATAACAGAAGATAGAGAACAATTTAGAGAATTAATGGGGAAGATAGGTGTTGGTATGGCACCTCAAGCTACGGCGACATCTTTCTTAAAAGGAAAGGAAATTGCGCAAGAATTTGGTTTTCCATTATGTATTCGTTCTTCATTTACTCTCGGTGGCGCAGGTGCTGCAATTGTTCATGAAGAAGAAGACTTTGATAAATTACTACGTCGCGGATTAGAAATCTCTCCTATTCATGAGGTTATGATCGATAAAGCCATGATGGGCTGGAAGGAATATGAATTGGAATTACTTCGCGATAGAAACGATAATGTTGTAATTATATGTTCTATCGAGAATATGGACCCAATGGGAATTCACACAGGAGATTCCATTACGGTTGCACCAGCAATGACTTTAAGTGACAAGACCTATCAGAAAATGCGAGATATGGCCATCAAGATGATGCGCAGTATTGGCGATTTTGAAGGGGGATGTAATGTACAGTTTGCTGTAAGTCCAGACGAAAAAGAAGATATCATTGCCATAGAAATAAACCCAAGGGTATCACGTTCTTCGGCATTAGCAAGTAAAGCAACAGGTTATCCTATTGCTAAAATAGCAACAAAACTAGCTATTGGTTATACTTTAGATGAATTAGATAATCAGATAACCAAATCGACTTCAGCGTTATTCGAACCAACGTTAGATTACGTTATTGTAAAAATACCACGTTGGAACTTTGATAAATTTGAAGGATCGGATAGAACTTTAGGTTTACAAATGAAGGCTGTTGGGGAAGTGATGGGAATCGGACGTTCTTTTCAGGAAGCTTTACATAAGGCCACACAATCTTTAGAGATTAAAAGAAACGGATTAGGAGCAGACGGAAAAGGTTATAAAGATTACAGCCAGATTATTGATAAACTTACCAATGCTTCTTGGGATCGTGTTTTTGTGATTTATGATGCGATTGCCATGGGAATTCCTTTAAGTCAGATTTACGATATCACAAAAATTGACATGTGGTACTTAAAGCAGTACGAGGAATTATTCCAATTAGAAAAAGAAATATCTACATATACTATTGATACGCTTGATAAAGATTTATTATTAGAAGCGAAGCAAAAAGGATATGGAGACCGCCAGATAGCTCATATGTTAGGATGCTTGGAAAGTCAAGTATACAATAAGAGAGATGAATTCAATATTCAGCGTGTATTTAAGTTGGTAGATACTTGTGCTGCCGAGTTTACTGCGAAAACACCATATTACTATTCAACATTCGAAAATGTGGTGGAGACGCCTTCGGGTGAAGTGTACACACATAACGAAAGTGTTGTAAGCGATAAAAAGAAAATTGTTGTACTGGGTTCTGGACCTAATAGAATAGGGCAAGGTATTGAGTTTGATTACTGTTGTGTTCATGGTGTTTTAGCTGCCGCAGAATGTGGTTATGAAACGATTATGATTAACTGTAACCCGGAAACGGTTTCTACAGACTTCGATACTGCCGATAAGCTATATTTTGAACCTGTTTTCTGGGAACATATTTATGACATTATTCGTCATGAAAAACCAGAAGGAGTTATTGTTCAATTAGGAGGGCAAACCGCATTAAAATTAGCAGAAAAGTTAACCAAATACGGAATTAAAATTATTGGAACTAGTTTTGAATCTTTAGACTTAGCAGAAGATAGAGGAAGCTTTTCTAGCTTATTAAAAGACAACAATATTCCTTATCCAGACTTTGGAGTTGCAGAAAACGCTGATGAAGCTTTAGAATTAGCTGAGCAATTAGATTTCCCAATTTTAGTAAGACCTAGCTATGTTTTAGGAGGGCAGGGGATGAAAATTGTTATCAATAAAGAAGAATTAGTTGAGCATGTTGTTGATTTACTGAGAAAAATTCCAAATAACAAACTGTTATTAGATCATTATCTAGATGGTGCTATTGAAGCAGAGGCAGATGCCATTTGTGATGCTGATGGGAATGTTTACATCATTGGAATCATGGAGCACATAGAGCCATGTGGAGTACACTCAGGAGACTCTAATGCCACTCTACCCGCATTTAATTTAGGGGATTTAGTAATGCAGCAAATTATAGATCATACGCATACTATTGCGAGAGCATTAAATACAGTAGGGTTGATTAATATTCAGTTTGCGATTAAGGATGATATCGTGTATATCATTGAAGCAAATCCAAGAGCTTCCAGAACCGTACCTTTTATAGCTAAAGCATATAAGGAACCTTATGTAAACTACGCTACAAAAGTGATGTTAGGAGAGAAAAAAGTAACAGATTTTAAGTTTAACCCTCAGTTAGAAGGTTATGCCATTAAACAACCCGTATTCTCTTTTAATAAGTTTCCAAATGTAGATAAGCGATTAGGACCGGAAATGAAGAGTACTGGTGAAAGTATCTTATTTATAGATAGTTTAAAGGACGATGCGTTTTACGATCTGTATTCAAGACGAAAAATGTATTTAAGTAAATAA
- a CDS encoding YceI family protein: protein MKNLIYFFVFISLNCFAQGKFLTKTGTVGFEASVPSFEEVKASNNTVTAIVNSENGEFAALVLVKGFRFKNALMEEHFNENYAESDTYPKITFKGNIANFSLNELSETPKTFKVSGSLTFHGKTNALENIPLKVSKNNEGDIIMSGMFTTKPADYDIKIPKIVKNKIAETVDATFSFKLKKK, encoded by the coding sequence ATGAAAAACTTAATTTATTTTTTCGTATTTATAAGTTTAAATTGCTTTGCTCAGGGTAAATTTTTAACAAAAACAGGAACAGTAGGTTTCGAAGCTTCTGTACCGTCTTTTGAAGAAGTAAAAGCTTCAAACAATACAGTAACTGCAATTGTGAATTCTGAAAATGGAGAATTTGCAGCGTTAGTATTAGTTAAAGGTTTTCGATTTAAAAATGCACTTATGGAAGAGCATTTTAACGAAAATTATGCAGAATCTGATACTTACCCTAAAATAACCTTTAAAGGCAACATTGCTAATTTTTCTTTGAACGAATTATCGGAAACACCTAAAACATTTAAAGTTAGTGGCTCATTAACGTTTCATGGAAAAACAAATGCATTGGAAAACATTCCTTTAAAAGTTTCTAAAAACAATGAAGGAGATATTATCATGTCTGGAATGTTTACTACAAAACCAGCGGACTATGATATTAAAATCCCAAAAATTGTAAAGAATAAAATTGCTGAAACTGTGGATGCTACGTTTAGTTTTAAATTGAAAAAGAAATAA
- a CDS encoding T9SS type A sorting domain-containing protein, which produces MKIYHYLLVVFILFHFNNASGQTTEPISWSKNSGEKSNSTPPDFCGTDFFHKERMKDDINYKAKHVQTFKSLRKTYGQQKTSVNGVVQIPVVVHIMHVGEAVGTGTNISDEDVRRGIKNLNNYWRKVAGTIGFGEGVDMKIEFALAVQDENGNVTNGIDRVDMSGVPAYVSNGVNRRETGGIANYLPGGEVNSLKEYSIWNTRKYYNVWLINKIDNKNCSSGESFTAGYANYSAAHGRLYDGTVVLICTYLNDASYIWAHEMGHAFNLPHTFDNDDPDTGTCGDDNIIDTPKHIRTSSIRPSIYRDCGNTDANDCDLSFNQIINPDTGFRRNSGTHQDHMHNYMDYTGCASEFTGGQRQVALAALNNDRASFLTSEALTPPEIATVDFTAETTAVCIGSALTFTETSTGTPNSYTNEKYDDITFLWTFDNGTDTPYTSTDQNPSITFNNPGVYDVTLSVTNTHGTTRATKTDYVIVSPNTVTGMGTCVISSTNNGNNFRNGVTRISFNTLKNRTSTFIPNNALHDFVCSKGTKLEANKSYDLKIDYRARPGGRQFLEAWIDWDNSGSFDTSNTNGVNERVLADDIAESSKGQALVSVVPPATAVRNTILRMRVVSEYDKSPILCGNGRGQRADDYGIYVMDDVLSTNDFTKSDSRLRIAPNPVQDYLNISLDNVDEIKGYQVYDISGKKVMSNSKVTQKGIEVLNLSNGFYFLKIKTITGREFTGKFIKE; this is translated from the coding sequence ATGAAAATCTACCATTACTTATTAGTAGTTTTTATTCTTTTTCATTTTAATAACGCTAGCGGACAAACCACAGAACCTATAAGTTGGTCTAAAAATTCTGGAGAAAAAAGTAATTCAACACCACCCGATTTTTGTGGAACAGATTTCTTTCATAAGGAAAGAATGAAAGATGATATTAACTATAAAGCTAAACATGTACAAACATTTAAATCTTTAAGAAAGACTTATGGCCAACAAAAAACATCCGTTAATGGTGTTGTACAAATACCAGTAGTAGTTCATATTATGCATGTAGGAGAAGCGGTAGGTACAGGAACCAATATTTCGGATGAAGATGTAAGAAGAGGTATAAAAAACTTAAACAATTATTGGAGAAAGGTCGCTGGGACTATTGGATTTGGGGAAGGTGTAGATATGAAGATTGAATTTGCATTAGCCGTACAAGATGAAAACGGAAATGTTACTAATGGCATTGATCGGGTAGATATGAGTGGTGTACCAGCCTATGTAAGCAATGGTGTTAACAGAAGAGAAACTGGTGGTATAGCTAATTATTTACCAGGAGGTGAGGTAAATTCTCTTAAAGAATATAGTATTTGGAATACTAGAAAGTATTATAATGTTTGGCTAATTAATAAAATTGATAACAAAAATTGCTCATCGGGCGAGTCTTTTACCGCGGGTTATGCTAATTATTCTGCAGCTCATGGAAGACTTTATGATGGTACAGTTGTTCTAATTTGTACTTACTTAAATGATGCATCTTATATTTGGGCTCATGAGATGGGGCATGCATTTAATTTACCTCATACTTTTGATAACGACGACCCTGATACCGGAACCTGTGGAGATGATAATATTATAGATACTCCAAAACATATTAGAACATCATCTATAAGACCATCTATTTATCGGGATTGTGGCAATACTGATGCCAATGATTGCGATCTTTCGTTTAATCAAATAATAAATCCAGATACAGGGTTTAGAAGAAATTCTGGAACGCATCAAGACCATATGCATAATTATATGGACTATACAGGATGTGCTTCCGAGTTTACCGGCGGGCAAAGACAAGTAGCTTTAGCGGCGTTAAATAACGATAGAGCTTCTTTCCTTACTAGCGAGGCATTGACTCCTCCAGAAATAGCAACAGTTGATTTTACTGCTGAAACTACTGCTGTATGTATTGGAAGTGCACTAACATTTACAGAAACTTCTACAGGTACACCAAATTCTTATACAAATGAAAAATATGATGATATAACATTTCTTTGGACTTTTGATAATGGTACTGATACGCCATATACGTCTACAGACCAAAATCCGTCAATTACTTTTAATAATCCAGGGGTATATGATGTAACACTTTCTGTAACTAATACCCATGGAACAACAAGAGCAACCAAAACAGATTATGTAATTGTGAGCCCCAATACCGTTACAGGTATGGGAACATGTGTTATTTCCAGTACTAATAATGGTAATAATTTTAGAAATGGAGTTACGCGTATTTCTTTTAATACGTTGAAAAACAGAACATCTACTTTTATTCCTAATAACGCATTACATGACTTTGTTTGTTCTAAGGGCACAAAGCTTGAAGCAAATAAGTCTTATGATTTGAAGATTGATTATAGAGCTAGACCAGGAGGAAGACAATTTTTAGAAGCTTGGATTGATTGGGATAATAGCGGAAGTTTCGATACATCTAATACAAATGGTGTTAATGAAAGAGTTTTGGCGGACGATATTGCTGAGAGCTCTAAAGGACAAGCATTAGTAAGCGTTGTTCCACCAGCTACTGCCGTTCGTAATACCATATTAAGAATGCGTGTGGTTTCAGAATATGATAAATCACCCATTTTGTGTGGAAATGGTAGAGGACAACGTGCCGATGATTATGGTATTTATGTAATGGATGATGTTTTAAGTACAAACGATTTTACTAAATCGGATTCTAGACTTAGAATTGCTCCTAATCCTGTACAGGATTATTTAAATATTTCTTTAGATAATGTTGATGAAATAAAAGGATATCAGGTTTACGATATTAGTGGTAAGAAAGTCATGTCTAATTCAAAAGTGACTCAAAAAGGTATTGAAGTTTTAAACCTTTCAAACGGTTTTTATTTTCTTAAAATAAAGACGATTACAGGAAGAGAGTTCACCGGTAAATTTATAAAAGAGTAA
- a CDS encoding DUF5777 family beta-barrel protein, giving the protein MKNILLTFFCLPFLMFSQEDLLNEIDTGETGSQQATAAFKGLKIVNFESTKLVAEKELTLVVSHRFGSLKDGIDTFFGLDEAVTRLNFVYGISDAINIGVSRSSFLKIYEASLKYRLLSQEENGFPFTVVGFNSILVNTALDKEDLPLLEFVDRLGYTAQLLISRKINTNFSVELAPTFFHDNYVSVNEQDNSQFALGFGGRYKLGKRWSVNADYGWHLNRADNSPFKNPLSIGIDVETGGHVFQMHFSNAQAMNANGFLSQAGGDWGDGDIFFGFNLSRRF; this is encoded by the coding sequence ATGAAAAATATATTATTAACCTTTTTTTGCCTCCCCTTTCTTATGTTTTCCCAGGAGGACTTATTAAATGAAATAGACACTGGTGAAACTGGATCTCAACAGGCTACGGCTGCTTTTAAAGGCTTAAAAATCGTGAATTTTGAGTCTACTAAACTGGTTGCTGAAAAAGAGTTAACATTAGTAGTCTCACACCGCTTTGGCAGCTTAAAAGATGGTATTGATACCTTTTTTGGACTAGATGAAGCGGTTACACGGTTAAACTTTGTATATGGCATTTCTGATGCTATAAATATTGGGGTTTCCAGAAGTTCTTTTTTAAAAATTTATGAAGCCTCTTTAAAATACAGGCTACTTAGTCAAGAAGAAAATGGATTTCCATTTACCGTTGTAGGATTTAATAGTATTTTGGTTAACACTGCTCTTGATAAAGAAGATTTACCTCTGCTTGAATTTGTAGATCGATTGGGATATACTGCTCAATTATTAATATCCAGAAAAATTAACACCAATTTTTCGGTTGAATTAGCCCCAACCTTTTTTCATGACAATTATGTTTCGGTAAACGAGCAGGACAATAGTCAATTTGCATTAGGTTTTGGAGGGCGCTATAAACTTGGTAAACGATGGTCTGTAAATGCCGATTACGGATGGCACTTAAATAGAGCTGACAATTCACCATTTAAAAACCCGTTATCAATAGGCATTGATGTAGAAACAGGAGGCCATGTATTTCAAATGCATTTCTCCAATGCTCAAGCTATGAACGCCAATGGTTTTTTAAGCCAAGCAGGTGGCGATTGGGGCGATGGAGATATCTTTTTTGGGTTTAATCTAAGTAGGAGATTTTAA